From a single Candidatus Eisenbacteria bacterium genomic region:
- a CDS encoding acyltransferase → MKAALRSFVRRLFRVPEGISLSFWWMNWYGKRILRINAGVPWPVHFTSTIHHPERIRYGAGPHCPGDSPNTYIQAYNGIEIGDDVNMAPGVGLISANHDPLDNSRHLPAPPIRIGNRCWIGMNAVILPGVELGENVIVGAGAVVTKSFPGHVILGGNPARVLKESARPERGEGTR, encoded by the coding sequence ATGAAAGCGGCACTGCGGAGTTTCGTCCGGCGCCTTTTCCGCGTCCCCGAGGGGATCTCCCTCTCCTTTTGGTGGATGAACTGGTACGGCAAGAGGATCCTGCGGATCAACGCGGGCGTCCCCTGGCCGGTGCACTTCACGAGCACCATCCACCATCCGGAGCGGATCCGTTACGGCGCCGGGCCGCATTGTCCGGGCGATTCGCCGAACACCTACATCCAGGCGTACAACGGGATCGAGATCGGCGACGACGTGAACATGGCCCCCGGCGTGGGGCTGATCAGCGCCAACCACGATCCCCTCGACAACAGCCGCCATCTTCCGGCGCCGCCGATCCGGATAGGGAACCGCTGCTGGATCGGTATGAACGCGGTGATCCTCCCGGGCGTGGAGCTGGGAGAAAACGTGATCGTCGGCGCCGGCGCGGTGGTGACGAAGAGCTTCCCGGGTCATGTGATCCTCGGCGGCAACCCGGCCCGGGTCCTCAAGGAGTCGGCCCGACCGGAGCGGGGTGAGGGGACCCGTTGA
- a CDS encoding polysaccharide deacetylase family protein, with protein sequence MWVVLSISPSGWEDRARWVLRQTLHRIGLGTLRKGPAGEPFLAVVYGDPPSDLPAGTPRVILPRRASPPETYIPGRPERFDLPGGGECLAFPPLLDPGEGEPVLRDRSGRPLAVRSGDRPGEVRFAYDPVAPALFLLSRAEERAGGRDEHDRFRPEESWAVREGLLGEPVTDLLGDAIRSGIEAALAASAAAALRIHPWPEGERFAVAITHDQDLAVRWPRRLARHASSSLLGKGPGRAASIRRFARDLREGAVPPTLYSERIRDAEERRGLCSTFFFLAEKKDRLDVRYDVSSPPFRRFLRSLAERGFAVGLHGGLDSYLSAERLARERAVVSEAADREAVGVRQHYLRLRLPETWIAQAEAGFHYDASLGYPDHPGFRAGTCFPFEPPDWERPLAIPLLGMDRALLRAGVVTPPDWEEWSGPVRRAGGLASVLFHPYAVDPDRGDAGDRAFEGLLDWAASRKGEAWVATLDEAADWWRTRRFVSLLAARREGAETRLRYRFGVPFRALTLTPLPRRSDTRIEEASGGRAEIRVVDGCSAVLLRDFEAGGELVVAVRPRPEGSER encoded by the coding sequence TTGTGGGTCGTTCTCTCCATCTCCCCCTCCGGCTGGGAGGATCGGGCGCGTTGGGTCCTCCGGCAGACGCTCCACCGGATCGGTCTCGGCACGCTCCGTAAGGGACCGGCCGGAGAACCCTTTCTCGCGGTCGTATACGGCGATCCCCCCTCCGATCTCCCCGCCGGGACGCCCCGGGTGATCCTCCCGCGACGCGCCTCGCCGCCGGAAACCTATATCCCCGGCCGCCCGGAGCGCTTCGATCTCCCGGGCGGCGGAGAGTGCCTCGCCTTTCCTCCCCTCCTCGATCCGGGCGAGGGAGAGCCGGTGCTGCGCGATCGCTCCGGCCGTCCCCTCGCCGTGCGGAGCGGGGATCGGCCCGGCGAGGTCCGCTTCGCCTACGATCCGGTGGCGCCCGCCCTCTTTCTGCTCTCCCGCGCCGAGGAGCGCGCGGGCGGTCGGGACGAACACGATCGTTTCCGACCCGAAGAATCTTGGGCGGTTCGGGAGGGGTTGTTGGGCGAGCCGGTGACGGATCTCCTCGGAGACGCGATCCGTTCGGGAATCGAGGCCGCCCTCGCCGCGTCCGCCGCCGCGGCGCTCCGGATTCATCCGTGGCCGGAGGGGGAGCGCTTCGCCGTCGCCATCACCCACGACCAGGATCTGGCGGTCCGTTGGCCGAGGCGTCTCGCCCGCCACGCCTCCTCCTCCCTCCTCGGCAAGGGACCGGGGCGCGCCGCGTCGATCCGGCGCTTCGCCCGCGATCTCCGCGAAGGGGCGGTTCCGCCTACGCTTTACTCAGAAAGAATCCGCGACGCCGAGGAGCGCCGCGGTCTCTGCTCCACCTTCTTTTTCCTCGCCGAAAAGAAAGACCGTCTCGACGTTCGTTACGACGTCTCCTCTCCCCCCTTCCGCCGCTTCCTCCGCTCCCTGGCGGAGCGCGGCTTCGCGGTGGGGCTGCACGGCGGGCTCGATTCCTACCTGTCCGCGGAGCGGCTCGCCCGGGAGAGGGCGGTCGTTTCCGAGGCGGCGGACCGGGAGGCGGTGGGTGTCCGGCAACACTATCTGAGGCTCCGGCTCCCCGAGACGTGGATCGCCCAGGCGGAGGCGGGCTTCCATTACGACGCCTCCCTCGGCTATCCGGACCATCCGGGTTTTCGAGCCGGAACCTGTTTCCCCTTCGAGCCGCCCGATTGGGAGAGGCCTCTGGCGATTCCCCTCCTCGGGATGGATCGGGCTCTTCTCCGGGCGGGGGTGGTGACGCCGCCGGATTGGGAGGAGTGGAGCGGGCCGGTGAGGCGCGCCGGGGGGCTGGCGTCGGTGCTCTTCCACCCTTACGCGGTCGATCCGGACCGGGGGGACGCGGGGGACCGCGCCTTCGAGGGGCTTCTCGATTGGGCGGCGTCCCGCAAGGGGGAGGCTTGGGTCGCCACGCTGGACGAGGCGGCGGACTGGTGGAGGACGCGGCGTTTCGTTTCGCTTTTGGCGGCGCGGCGGGAGGGCGCGGAGACCCGGCTTCGCTATCGTTTCGGCGTCCCCTTCCGCGCGCTGACGCTCACCCCTCTCCCCCGGCGTTCCGATACGCGGATCGAGGAGGCGTCGGGCGGTCGCGCGGAGATCCGCGTCGTGGACGGATGTTCCGCCGTGCTCCTCCGCGATTTCGAAGCCGGCGGCGAGTTGGTCGTGGCGGTGCGGCCCCGGCCGGAGGGATCGGAGCGATGA
- a CDS encoding 2-dehydropantoate 2-reductase, with protein sequence MRVLVFGAGAVGALFGGCLSGPHRVLLVGRRERIDPIGRGGLFIRAVGGTRRFDPETAESPPREGDFDLAAIAVKAFDLEAALPALSAGGLRIRRILLLQNGLGNESLLRDSFPPESIYRGLLYHGASWEGPGRLLWHRGAPLRIGRPLVGAPSGGDPETEELARALTAGDWETLPAKDIRREIWRKLIVNAAINPLGAITGLPNGELIRTPALRHLLGALVEEGERTALAAAGYRFDLNAATMEAARQTAENRNSMLLDLERGRRTEIEFLCGALLRAAREKGIPTPAQEAVYGLVKAMEGEREGLPEP encoded by the coding sequence ATGCGCGTCCTGGTCTTCGGCGCGGGCGCCGTCGGCGCCCTCTTCGGCGGTTGTCTCTCCGGTCCGCACCGGGTGCTCCTGGTGGGGCGACGGGAGAGAATCGATCCGATCGGGAGGGGGGGGCTTTTCATTCGCGCCGTCGGCGGGACGCGGCGCTTCGATCCCGAGACGGCGGAGTCGCCCCCGCGTGAAGGGGATTTCGACCTGGCGGCGATCGCCGTCAAGGCGTTCGATCTCGAAGCGGCCCTCCCCGCTCTCTCCGCCGGCGGCCTCCGCATCCGCCGGATCCTGCTCCTGCAAAACGGGCTCGGAAACGAGTCCCTCCTCCGAGACTCCTTTCCCCCCGAATCGATCTACCGGGGGCTTCTCTACCACGGCGCGTCCTGGGAAGGGCCGGGAAGGCTCCTCTGGCACCGCGGCGCCCCCCTCCGGATCGGCCGTCCCCTCGTCGGCGCTCCGTCCGGCGGGGATCCGGAGACGGAGGAGTTGGCCCGCGCGCTCACCGCCGGCGACTGGGAAACTTTACCCGCGAAAGACATCCGCCGGGAGATCTGGCGCAAACTGATCGTGAACGCCGCCATCAATCCCTTGGGAGCGATCACCGGCCTTCCGAACGGCGAACTGATCCGCACCCCGGCGCTCCGACACCTGCTCGGCGCCCTCGTGGAGGAGGGGGAAAGGACGGCGCTCGCCGCGGCGGGTTACCGTTTCGATCTGAACGCCGCGACGATGGAGGCGGCGCGTCAAACCGCGGAGAATCGCAACTCCATGCTCCTCGACCTGGAGAGGGGGAGGAGGACGGAGATCGAGTTCCTCTGCGGCGCCCTCCTCCGCGCCGCCCGCGAGAAGGGGATCCCCACGCCCGCCCAGGAAGCGGTCTATGGACTGGTGAAAGCGATGGAAGGGGAACGCGAGGGTCTCCCCGAACCCTAG
- a CDS encoding tetratricopeptide repeat protein, with protein MVRSKGRDPFPRTIDHTPAVRTEIPRRTGEPRALSVVNPVKRKAVPLTLTRTILFPVLLVAAGAAPAPSGAWEDPPAPEHTVFEEGESGDTSAGTYGLYLEGLLHEERGEIVEAARAFEEVIRLDPSAADAHGRLASIYLERNEPLRALPHAEAAVRGDPDSEDYLTLLARSYLAAGRGPEAIERFKELLGGEVDQGAAHYLLSMLYGSGGDEARAHAELEKAVEAAPEHPFYRFRLGESFRARGELDRAEEAYRSALERAGNDRPILQSLGSMYKEEERWEEAAEVFEELAAKGYRPMETGFHLVGIYLQLRRPEDALRHALFLREMDPQNDRLRSETADLLAVLGRDDEALEQYRLLWKSNPEEYRYARRIAEIHIRQEDYPQAESVLRRVLAEKDGLSWVWTQLSYVLFRTDRGEESVALIERASTRLPEDANIQFLLANAYLDEGRGTEALQRFDRALELGMVTGDLLFRKGVLENELGRTEDAMRTLRRLIDVDPNHASGLNYLGYMLADKGLLLEQAEMLIHRALQIDPQSPYFRDSLGWVYYRQGRFEEAARELEWAVRGLPEDRVILEHLADAYAGAGRSEEAKEIYRRLLGGAPSDENLREKLKRLGETP; from the coding sequence ATGGTGCGATCGAAGGGGAGGGATCCTTTCCCCCGAACCATCGACCACACCCCGGCGGTGCGGACGGAGATCCCGCGCCGAACCGGGGAACCGCGGGCGCTTTCGGTGGTGAACCCTGTAAAGAGAAAGGCCGTTCCTTTGACGCTCACCCGCACGATCCTCTTCCCGGTTCTTCTGGTCGCCGCGGGCGCCGCCCCGGCGCCGTCCGGCGCTTGGGAAGATCCGCCCGCCCCGGAACACACGGTATTCGAGGAGGGAGAGAGCGGCGACACGAGCGCCGGCACCTATGGTCTCTACCTCGAGGGCCTCCTCCACGAGGAGCGGGGGGAGATCGTGGAGGCGGCGCGCGCCTTCGAGGAGGTGATCCGACTCGATCCCTCCGCCGCGGACGCCCACGGGCGCCTCGCTTCGATCTATCTGGAGCGGAACGAACCGCTGCGCGCCCTCCCGCACGCCGAAGCGGCCGTGCGCGGCGATCCGGATTCGGAGGACTACCTCACCCTTCTCGCCCGCTCCTATTTAGCCGCCGGCCGGGGGCCGGAGGCGATCGAGCGTTTTAAGGAATTGCTCGGTGGAGAGGTGGACCAAGGGGCGGCGCACTACCTCCTCTCCATGCTCTATGGGAGCGGGGGGGACGAAGCGCGAGCCCACGCCGAGCTGGAAAAGGCGGTGGAGGCGGCTCCGGAACACCCCTTCTACCGCTTCCGGCTCGGCGAGTCCTTCCGCGCCCGGGGAGAGTTGGACCGCGCCGAGGAGGCTTACCGCAGCGCCCTCGAGAGAGCCGGCAACGACCGGCCGATCCTTCAATCGCTCGGTTCGATGTACAAGGAGGAGGAACGGTGGGAAGAGGCGGCGGAGGTCTTCGAAGAACTCGCCGCGAAGGGTTACCGCCCGATGGAGACCGGTTTCCACCTCGTCGGGATTTATCTCCAGCTCCGTCGGCCCGAAGACGCGCTCCGGCACGCCCTCTTCCTCCGCGAGATGGACCCGCAGAACGATCGGCTCCGCTCCGAGACGGCCGACCTTCTCGCCGTTCTCGGCAGGGACGACGAGGCGCTCGAGCAGTACCGCCTTCTCTGGAAATCGAACCCGGAGGAGTACCGCTACGCCCGCCGGATCGCCGAGATCCACATCCGCCAAGAAGACTACCCGCAGGCGGAGTCGGTTCTCCGCCGGGTGCTCGCCGAGAAGGACGGCCTCTCTTGGGTGTGGACCCAGCTCTCCTACGTTCTCTTCCGAACCGACCGGGGAGAGGAGTCGGTCGCCCTGATCGAACGCGCCTCGACGCGCCTCCCCGAGGACGCGAACATCCAATTCCTCCTCGCCAACGCCTATCTGGACGAGGGACGAGGGACCGAGGCGCTCCAACGCTTCGACCGCGCCTTGGAGCTGGGGATGGTCACCGGCGATCTCCTCTTCCGGAAGGGTGTTCTGGAGAACGAACTGGGACGGACGGAGGACGCGATGCGCACCCTCCGCCGCCTGATCGACGTGGACCCCAACCACGCTTCCGGTCTCAACTATCTCGGCTACATGCTCGCCGACAAGGGTCTCCTTCTGGAACAGGCGGAGATGCTGATCCACCGCGCTCTTCAGATCGACCCGCAGAGCCCCTATTTCCGGGACAGCCTCGGATGGGTCTACTACCGGCAGGGCCGTTTCGAGGAGGCGGCGCGGGAGTTGGAGTGGGCCGTCCGCGGTC